A DNA window from Porites lutea chromosome 6, jaPorLute2.1, whole genome shotgun sequence contains the following coding sequences:
- the LOC140940810 gene encoding uncharacterized protein: MLIAFSSCRNLCSRIFFQNINEETMPYKIIEGVYNKENNNHNNFPVYRQENGNLLFYYYVSKEGLKVLIFGLNLKHYFGVAANVYRNVDPVSWLNSGSLDRSDVFGGLIYNWRFYNTLDKTHYYVAVNNSSPIIKAVCVDEDFRECNSDRLYLNDNFTDGKGNVVNDLTRDYFFRKQGVFQNLRPVYEHSRQKWYLEYIDGLWMITEYFPRQLTVFKVLMKTKDFALRPEYISNTWSVRFNGWGDMPKFRLLCRGVRSMSNTCPSKPCNSKASCIYTSGNETLCLCPFGYTGVTCSTNKQCPTPYPLAGTELNFAYFGKRPGDIGFSFCSGSYPSVRFSLCRDSKYSNLYWFRVGGDCHRVNTGRTSPPWSFWNPGKTQSPRKPPKARARHNFDNNPKIVSVVLTSVAFLELLLPFIIYCCAVCKKKSKEDREEQEDPRRLQEVGGELERRLEQVARAGSQEELDRGVQDYQRTVQEYQRENQDKELNRKRGFHKSEGLWRIISMHLFFSFYLWIVYLVGCEISQCTQYGRIFVYLKTFGIVMLCMSSVYTFIESIFCHEWDYLRNIMQDETASGYIQKMHQVAPRIGMVVECYHFETRTRVVYYTNAYSNTQSRTETYTVRVVTFVDHDEFSFGSWVDVSEREMPSLSTVSLTRVRIDPYVLFGDHETADDYERQAAAMIERNRHRDAFTDFSASREIPGLKKRISAYVDLRVKPWWIRPLFFWLATLLQMTWPYRWLFRAKTSKSYYALKKKLYKSTTPPREVDIMDPIATLTSGAASNDSALPNQMSYEMTEIVNPGIENPAFQRDCAPYPPGNPTLGPAYSAAAQPSAPSATYDTDTPHPPPPVYTPYPTGGASYPTQPPGPVYPPYSVVPQTDEPPPSYDATVGFTPDTASSK; encoded by the coding sequence ATGTTGATCGCATTCTCCAGTTGCAGAAATTTGTGTTCAaggattttctttcaaaacatcaaCGAAGAAACCATGCCTTACAAAATCATTGAAGGTGTATACAACAAGGAGAATAACAACCACAACAACTTCCCGGTGTATCGGCAAGAAAACGGCAATCTACTGTTTTACTATTATGTTTCTAAGGAAGGCCTAAaagttttgatttttggacTTAATCTGAAACACTACTTTGGCGTCGCTGCTAATGTTTATAGAAATGTTGATCCTGTGTCTTGGTTGAACTCCGGGAGTTTGGATAGAAGTGATGTCTTTGGAGGATTGATATACAACTGGCGGTTCTACAACACGCTCGATAAAACCCATTACTATGTTGCAGTTAACAATTCGTCGCCTATAATTAAAGCTGTATGCGTGGATGAAGATTTCAGAGAATGTAACTCGGACAGACTTTACCTGAATGACAATTTCACCGATGGAAAGGGGAATGTTGTGAACGATCTCACTCGAGATTATTTCTTTCGCAAGCAAGGTGTCTTCCAGAACCTTCGCCCTGTGTATGAGCATAGTAGACAAAAGTGGTACCTTGAATACATAGACGGCCTCTGGATGATAACAGAGTATTTCCCGAGGCAATTAacagtttttaaagttttaatgaAGACCAAAGATTTCGCCCTTCGACCAGAGTACATCAGTAACACTTGGTCGGTCCGTTTCAATGGATGGGGCGATATGCCTAAATTTAGACTCTTATGTAGAGGGGTGAGATCGATGTCGAATACATGTCCATCGAAGCCATGTAATAGCAAAGCTTCATGCATCTACACTTCCGGTAACGAAACACTTTGTCTCTGTCCTTTCGGTTACACCGGTGTGACATGCTCTACCAACAAACAGTGCCCCACTCCCTACCCCTTAGCAGGAACAGAACTGAATTTTGCATACTTTGGGAAAAGGCCTGGCGATATCGGTTTTTCCTTCTGTAGTGGATCGTATCCTTCTGTAAGGTTTTCCCTTTGTAGGGACAGCAAATACAGTAATCTTTACTGGTTTAGAGTTGGGGGCGACTGTCATAGAGTGAATACTGGACGTACTTCTCCCCCCTGGTCATTTTGGAACCCAGGAAAAACCCAAAGTCCCCGGAAACCTCCCAAGGCTCGAGCTCGCCATAACTTTGATAACAATCCTAAAATCGTCTCCGTGGTTCTTACTTCCGTCGCGTTTCTGGAATTGCTCCTGCCATTTATCATCTACTGCTGCGCTGTGtgcaagaaaaaaagtaaagaagacAGAGAAGAACAAGAAGATCCGAGAAGGTTACAGGAAGTTGGCGGGGAATTAGAAAGAAGACTTGAGCAAGTTGCTAGGGCCGGAAGCCAAGAGGAACTCGACCGAGGTGTTCAAGATTACCAACGAACCGTCCAGGAATACCAACGTGAGAACCAAGACAAAGAACTGAACCGAAAACGAGGCTTCCACAAAAGTGAGGGTTTATGGCGAATCATTTCCATGcacttgtttttttccttttacttaTGGATCGTGTATCTGGTGGGCTGTGAAATTTCTCAATGTACTCAATACGGACGTATTTTCgtctacttaaaaacttttggAATTGTGATGCTGTGCATGTCGTCTGTTTACACTTTTATAGAAAGTATCTTCTGCCACGAGTGGGATTACTTAAGAAACATCATGCAGGACGAGACCGCATCGGGCTACATACAAAAAATGCATCAAGTCGCACCAAGGATTGGCATGGTCGTGGAGTGCTATCATTTCGAGACGCGCACGCGTGTCGTGTACTACACGAACGCATATAGCAACACGCAGTCCCGCACAGAAACTTATACCGTGAGGGTTGTGACATTCGTAGACCACGATGAATTCTCGTTCGGCTCGTGGGTTGATGTTTCCGAAAGAGAAATGCCATCACTGAGTACAGTGTCTCTTACTCGAGTAAGAATTGATCCTTATGTCTTGTTCGGTGATCATGAGACAGCAGATGATTACGAGAGACAAGCAGCAGCCATGATAGAAAGAAATCGTCACCGAGATGCTTTTACGGATTTCTCAGCAAGTAGAGAAATTCCTGGGCTGAAGAAGAGGATCTCTGCTTATGTGGATTTGAGGGTGAAGCCTTGGTGGATTCGACCTCTGTTCTTTTGGCTGGCCACGCTGTTGCAGATGACTTGGCCTTATCGCTGGCTGTTCAGAGCCAAGACAAGTAAAAGTTACTATGCCTTAAAGAAGAAGCTGTACAAGAGTACCACGCCCCCAAGAGAAGTAGACATTATGGATCCAATAGCAACGCTGACGAGTGGGGCAGCTTCCAATGATTCAGCCCTCCCGAACCAAATGTCTTATGAGATGACAGAGATCGTCAATCCAGGCATTGAAAACCCCGCCTTCCAACGCGACTGCGCACCTTATCCACCTGGCAATCCAACTTTGGGACCTGCTTACTCGGCCGCTGCCCAACCAAGTGCACCATCTGCAACATACGACACAGACACCCCACACCCTCCGCCTCCTGTGTATACTCCTTATCCCACCGGTGGAGCTTCGTATCCTACCCAACCACCCGGACCTGTCTACCCTCCTTATTCTGTGGTTCCGCAGACAGACGAGCCCCCGCCATCCTACGATGCTACTGTAGGATTCACTCCTGACACGGCCTCAAGCAAGTAA